Within the Erigeron canadensis isolate Cc75 chromosome 6, C_canadensis_v1, whole genome shotgun sequence genome, the region atatatatatataatatatatatatatatggaatcaGATAATTTTATGTAGAGTTATAGGAGAGTACTAGACTTACTTTTGGCGATCAACACCTAATTGATCTAAAGCTTGTATCCTGTTGATCTTGATTCCTGGGACATACTCCATGGTGAGAACCTGCAGTTGGACCAACCTAATTAGCTAAAGGGGACAAAAAGAGTGGTAATAAAATCTAGGATTATTCTGAAAATACTGAAATATTAACCTGTGGGGTGGTGTATTCCCAATAGATACTTGGGACCTTTACATAATCTAGATTTTTGAAGTTACTTGCAAACAATTCAGCATTTGCAGCTTCTTTTGTATAATCAATTTCCTGAGATGAAAAAAATGGTATTTCTTAGCGAAAACTGccatttaaatcaagattatttgGGAAAAAGTACTAACCTAGCAAACCTCTTATGCCAACTGAATTATAGGAACATTCAGAAAATCACGAAAAACCACGATACGTAACACAAAAGATGTCTGGGGTAAAATTTAGTTACCTGATACAAGACATTAGCACACTCATCATAGATAGCAACCCAATCTCTTTTTGCACCGTCTGACTTGGGGTCAAGTTTCTGAAGATTTTCTGCTATTAcctgataaaaaaataaatgaaaaatgtcGCCACAAAATGTTATTAGCATTACTTAAATCGATAAGGGAAAATACTTAAGAATCAACTAAGTTAATATTGAGAAGTGCGAAAGAGAAAAAACTGGTGATTGTACAACTAACCCTCAGATTTTTAAGATCAATATCAAAAAGATCCTTGAGACCCGGTCTTTGTACTTTAACAACAATGTCTTGACCCTTCAATCTTGCTCGATGTACTTGACCTGCAGTATATGTATGTCAATACCCTGAATATGGTTTCTGTTTGTTGTCAcaatttccacaagacaactgaATGGCAAAGcaacataagttttttttattgacaTTTATATAAACCTTAGCTTACCAAGACTGGCTGCGGCTATTGGTTCAAAATCGAAGTAATCAAAGACTTCATTAACAGGGGCTCCAAGCTCTTCTTCAATAATTGAAACGGCAGTTTCCGATGGGAAAGGAGGAACTTGATCCTGTATGCAATTCTCAGAGTTAGCTCCTTGAAAAATGATGTTACATTTCCTTGATGCAACCATACTAATGAAAGTTCAAATTAAATTCTTATTGGATGGTGGCCAGGAGTAGGTGGTAAGTACTCTTTGTGAAATAAAACTAACTCATCgagattttttcttttgatagaGGCAAAAATGGAAAATACATCCCTATACTTTCAAATCATTATCAGTAAAGCATTCAAGTTAAAAGATCAGTCAATCACATCAATTTACTCTCATAATCATATCAATTGCATCAACTTGTTCCGCCATTATTCAAATTTCATAACCCATTTTATCAACAACTGAGAACTTAACATTATATGAGCTATACCTGAAGTTCTGATAACTGATCAACATATTCTTGTGCAAGAATATCCACTCTTGTAGAAAACTGCTGACCGATTTTAATGAATGTAGGGCCTAATCTTAAAATACTTTCTTTCAACCATCTGGCTAGTGTTTTCCGCCTTTCAACCTTCTTTTGCTCCGTCATACCCCCTGAAGACAATTAAAGAGTTTAAGCCAAAAGCTAACAACATCAACAGTAGTAACAATAAATTATAATGACTTTAGCATAGTTGTCATTATGTTATCATCTTCAGAATACGTCAACAGTTAAATTTCTGAATGAAGAAAAACAAATCATCGTGTGTCATAAAATATGGACATTTACACCATCATAGAACTGAGTTAGTGGCTAACCTCTGTATGCAAATTTCTGATTGTTGAACCAGGCTTTAAAAAGAAACGTTAGAACAAAACCCCATATCTCACAAGTCCTTTGAATGGTTGAATAAGTTTTGAATCTGTTCCACCGTCCACCAGGAGCAACAGATACCTACAAAATGATGTATATATCAGATACAAATGTAGACGCTAAATAAGTAAAAGCTAATTTGTACTCGAGTTTTTCATgatcaaaacacaaccaaatgCTATTCAACTTTGAAAGCTCCATCAGTAATCACCATATGAGTAACTTTTATAAGTTGTCATACCTTAACAACATTCCAAATTATAGCAAATTACTAACAATTATCACACTTGCAAGCAATGTATCTATCTTTGTATTCTGTTTGGCAAGGGGCTTTTAGGAGCTTAAAAGCCCCgagcttttaaaaataagtccCCATTAAAATGGTAGTCCTGTTTGGTTATGTATATGAGATCAAAAACCCCAGCCCCAAAAAGCTCCTAAAATCCCGGAAAggtatttaaaaaaagtttgtgtAACTAGGGTTGAAATAACCCATAGTTCCATCTCCAATCTCCAGCTCCAAGCCCTAACCACAATCCTCGCTCTAAgcttttgtgccaaacatagTGTTTTCTCTAtgcagtagaaaaatcataaattttcaataGTATTATTTTTGTCAGGTGAACAGTTACTATGGGACAGAGTGAGTACTAAAAGTAAACACCCATAATCTACTATACTACTAACCTGAAATTTCCTCTAATTCACATAAATCAAACAACCAACAGACCGAACAAACGAAACATAATCAAATTCAAACATTAACATTGCATCAAAAGACATAATACAAAAACCATTCCAAACAAATACCTCAACTTTCCCCTTTGATTTTTGCTTAAACCAAGCATCTTCTTGACCAATCTCCTCGAtagtcttcttcttcttattcgTTTTCTTTTCGACAACTTCACCGACACTCTTCACCCCACCATTTCCATTCCCATTAACATATTTCATCAAACTCCCATTTTCACCACTACCAACAGTCCCATTTCcattaacatatttaccaaaacTACCATTCCCATTTCCACCAATATCTATCTTTCCATCTTCTTTCTCAATTACAATCACTTCCTCCTTCCTACTAGCCTGAACCCGAACTCGAATACCCACCGGGTAATTACCCGATTTTCGGATAACATTTCGTCTGGGTATCGAAAACCTGAGCTTGTTAGTGGGTGTGTTTGGGCGGAGAAAGATTGGTTCAAGTGAGAAACAAGATGGTGCAGACATTTTGTTCAGACAGAGAGAGGGGAGGGAGGGAATTTGGGTAATGGGTCTGTTGGGTAAATTATAAGAATTAATAATTGTTtaagaatgaatgaatgatgaTCAGAGTGAAGGGAGCCATGGAAAGGAGTAGTGGTGAAAGAATGTGACACGTAAGCAAAAGGATGATGAGTGTTGCAACAAGAGTTGAAGGTGTGATTGGTCTAGTGATATTACACTTTGTACTTTTGTTGGTTATATCATTTGGATGGATGTCATTGACAAGTCAAACAAATGTCAACCTCAGgcttttcttgattttttttctttcttatgaACACATGAACAATCAAATCTACCATCACTACTATAGGCCTCAAAATCCATGGTAGAATTTGGCTCTCACTCGCCAGTAACACTGTAAGGGTGGGGGAGGCTTGCCCACTCCtccctcccctccccgatttttcttctcctcctccCCTTCCCAAttgctaggagcacctcgccacccctcctcacccttttctatttaatttcatttatatttatttttaagactaaaatattttatttaataaattcaaactaatacaaatattaaatataaaacaaacaacaaaataaaacatcaaactacaatattaaactaaacgacaacacaatacataaataaactagcgatcgatgcccgggatgaatgtgcgatgaatatggtcaatgagatccatctTAAGATCCTCGTGAACGTTTGGGTTCTATATCTCAAACAGTCGTTCATCCGATGGCTGTGGTGCAACCGGGGGATCTGGAATGTAATCAGGACTTATAGCGTGGTCCtcgtcttttaaaatcatgttgtgaAGAATACAACACGCATACATAATCTTACGGATGGGGGTTTCTTCCATTTTTCGTGCCAGTTCTCtaagtattttccatttttttttataataccaaaAGCTCGCTCCACATTCTTCCTTGCAGCCTCCTGTAGCTTAGCATATCGAATCCTTTTCTCACCGGTTGGATGGGAATTCGTTTTCACAAACATCGCATATCTTGGGTAGATCCCATCCACGAGATGATACGGGTACTGATATTCGGTTTCATTTACAGTGAAAGGAACCAACGGTGTTGTGCCGTcttcaaaaggattgaacaaaggagattggttcaacacattaatgtTGTTGTTTGAACCGACAACACCAAAGTATGCGTGCCAAATCCAACAATCCTGTGATGCAACTGCTTCAAGCGATATCGTCGGCCCGTGATGATCACCTTGCGTGTACTGGCGACACCAAGCTACTGGACAATTATCCCAAGCCCAGTGTGTACATCAAGGCTCCCTATAAACACATTTATTAAACCGAAAATATTAACTAAGCTAcgtaattaatatatatatatatatatatacatatatacattattaactaaactatgtaatatatatacattaagtaaatatatatatatatatatatatatatatatattaagtaaagataTATCTAACATGCCGGGGAAACCATGATAAGAcgcatgatgatcaagaatacGTTGCGTATCAGTACGCGTTGCCCTACGCAAATATTCATGCAAATATAACTTAATGACTCCATCACAAAAGCATTAAGGGTGTCACGTGACGATCTTTCCGACATATTTAGGTAATCATCTAAATTGTCGGGATTACTACCGTATCCTAACTGGCGAACTGCAGATGTGCATCTCTGTAAAGCCGAAAACCCCCATTTACCACGAGCGTCGATCTTCatttgaaaaaaactaaaattgttttccaaatctgAATCTATCTTCACAAACAACCGTCTACTCATACGAAACCGTTgtctaaaaaaagtctcattaaattTCGGTTCCTCGGCAAAATAATCTCGAAAAAGGCGGTTGTGAGACTCACCACGATCGTCGCGTCTTGTATACGTTCTTGAAGAGGAGGCAGTATCACGACATCGTTGAATCGCATAATGTATCGCGCCATTGTGAATAGATTAATAAACCGTTCCGTCTCGTCGGATGAACTCGAGTCCGATTGGAAATTTGGGGGTGTTGGGCCGTGATTGTCAAGAAATAaaggattgttgaagaaagggttcatgattccgaatatatagatatatgtgtgtgttatttgtgtgtgtgatttgtgtgttgaaagaaaaaaaacgaaGTGCagcaagaaagaaagaagaaagaaagaagaaggaaaagagagagagagagagagagagaggcaTTTGATGTGGGCcccatgtgttttttttttgtgtaatgGTCGAATTCAAAGGCAGGAGATCCGGCACCACGCTCCCCACTACGCTCCCCTCCCCATCGGTACCGGAGGGTCGCAGCGGTGTTCCATCCGGTACCGACCCGGTACCGGTCCCTTCCCCATATGACTTCGTCCCCCCTAaggatataaaaaataaaaaattcaaatccTGATTCTTTTCTGATCCGCATATCGAAGAATGATATCGGATCCTATTCGGGATCAAGCTAGGTATTATTTTTGGTGATTTTTGGAATTGGGACCGGTACCGAGAAATCCTGTATTTTATGGAATTTTCCGATTCCGTacataaattaatatatgtgaCTGGTAACacattttgatgattttcaagaCTGACACCGATATTGAGACAAAAACGGTCTCACCTGCTCGCCAAGTTTTAGACTAACTTAGGA harbors:
- the LOC122602808 gene encoding protein ACTIVITY OF BC1 COMPLEX KINASE 8, chloroplastic; its protein translation is MSAPSCFSLEPIFLRPNTPTNKLRFSIPRRNVIRKSGNYPVGIRVRVQASRKEEVIVIEKEDGKIDIGGNGNGSFGKYVNGNGTVGSGENGSLMKYVNGNGNGGVKSVGEVVEKKTNKKKKTIEEIGQEDAWFKQKSKGKVEVSVAPGGRWNRFKTYSTIQRTCEIWGFVLTFLFKAWFNNQKFAYRGGMTEQKKVERRKTLARWLKESILRLGPTFIKIGQQFSTRVDILAQEYVDQLSELQDQVPPFPSETAVSIIEEELGAPVNEVFDYFDFEPIAAASLGQVHRARLKGQDIVVKVQRPGLKDLFDIDLKNLRVIAENLQKLDPKSDGAKRDWVAIYDECANVLYQEIDYTKEAANAELFASNFKNLDYVKVPSIYWEYTTPQVLTMEYVPGIKINRIQALDQLGVDRQKLGRYAVESYLEQILSHGFFHADPHPGNIAVDDVNGGRLIFYDFGMMGSISPNIREGLLEVFYGVYEKDPNKVLEAMVQMGVLVPTGDMTAVRRTALFFLNSFEERLVAQRKERELATQELGFKKPLSKEEKIEKKKQRLAAIGEDLLAIAADQPFRFPATFTFVVRAFSVLDGIGKGLDPRFDITEIAKPYALELLKFREAGVEVVIKDLRNRLDRQSQAFYNLFRQADRIEKLVGVIERLEQGDLKLRVRALESERSFQRVAAVQKTIGSAVAAGSLVNLATILHLNSIRGPAMISYFFCAFFGFQVLFGLLKVKKLDQREKLITGTA